AATCATCGTCAGCAGGTTATAGTAGGTGGTGTGGTGATGCTCTGTGTTGCGCTTGCAATGGTGTTGATGAACAATTATAACCCTTCGCGCTGACAGAAACCTACATAAACTCAAAAACGCCTAAATTGAACGAAAAACGGCGATTTTTAAAAAATCGCCTCTTTCAATTTTGCTTTTGTAGTGTTACTTTTGGACTGAAACCGTCACTCGAGCGTCACTTGACTGGCACCCGAGGATCGCCGGGGAGGTCTATGAGTAAGGTTCGTGAAACAGTCAATTTGAGAAAGCGTACCATGAAAAATGGAGGCCAGTCCCTATATCTGGATTGGTTCTTTCATGGCAAAAGGGAACGCGAATTTTTAGGACTCTATCTTGGAAAAGATAAAGTTCAAAATGCAACTACAATGCGTTTGGCCCAACAGCTCAAGGCAAAGAAGATGGAAGAGCTGATCGCCATTGAAGCTGGAATCGCTGTCAAGAAATTTGAAGCAACCAGCATCTCATTTAGAGATTATGCTTTGGAAGTTGCAAGTCGATATAAAGTGAAAAATACCGTTCGATCTTTTACGTCGGCTGCGAAACGTATTCCGAATAAGATAATGCTCGCTTCTGTTGATAGGGCCTGCCTTTCAAAGATCATTCGAGATGCTTGGGGAGACTGTTCTCAAAACGCACAAAACTCAAACGGTGCGTTTCTTAAGTTGGCCATGCGACAAGCTTTCAAGGAAGGTCTTATTCCTCAGCTCCCGGATTTTTCCGGTGTTGTTCCTTCACCAAAGCCTGGCAATAAGGTTTTCTTGACGCTGGATGAAATAAAGCAATTCATGGTTGTAGAACCTCCTGTTGAGAAATGTGGCGCTTCTGCAGCAAGGCGCTGGTTCATGATAAAGGGCGCTTTTCTTTTCGGTTGTTTTACGGGACTTCGTTATAGCGATATTTATAAGGCAAAATGGGGCGACATTCAAGACGGTATTTTGATTACGGAACAGATGAAAACGAAGGAGGAAGTTCGTATTCCTCTTTCGCAAAACGCCTTGCAATTTATTCCGCAAAGAAACGAAAACGTTCGAGACGAAGATCGAATTTTTGACGCCATTCCTGGTAGATCATGTCATGCAGATATAAAACTTGCTAAGCTGGTGGAACTTTCCGGGATAAAGAAGCACATTACGTTTCACTGTTCCCGTCATACCTGTGCGACCTTGATGCTTTCCTATGGGGCGGACCTTTATACCGTCAGCAAGATTTTGGGCCACACCAACGTCAAGACTACCCAAATCTACACAAAGGTGCTGGATGAGGGCAAGCGCAAGGCTGTCGAACTGGTTCCCAAGATTTAGAACCTTGCGGAAATCGTGAAAGGGCTATAGACTATCCGTCTATGGCTCTTTTTTTGTCTATTGAACAATAAAAATTGAAAGAAAATGAAAAATATTTGAATTTTTCTTGATTTACGTCTTGACACAGCTGTGCGGTTATGTAGATTTGTAGTGTACAAATGAGCAAACAAGGCTGATTCAAATGAATACAAGAAAGACAAATAAGGGCGAGTTTAGGTACTATAACGTCGCCTACAAGTTTAACGGGGAACCCAGAACCTGGAGCGTGACTGTTGATGTAGCCAGCAGCAAGAAGGCTGCTATTGAATGGGTCAAACGCTACCTTGGCGGAACCGACCACAAGGCTCACCCGGCCTACCTCATTTAGGACCTGCTGATCGGCAGGCCTTTCTTTTAACCATAAACCCTAAAAAAGGAACAAATCATGAATAATGAACAGAAACAGATTGAAACCCTCAAGGAAGACATCAAGGGTGCAAATCGAACCATCGAAGAACTGGAACATGAAGTTGAGATGCTTCGCGCGAAGGTTCACGAACAGTCCAAAAAGGGAAATGCAGAAAACGTCTTTGACTGTTTGGCAATCACGAACGTGCAGGTTTTCCCCTTCAAGGAAGGTGCAAGCCTGGGTCACATGAAGGGTCTTGCAAGCGTTGTTTTCAACGACCAGCTCATGCTTCGCGGCTTGCGCATTATGGACGGTGAAAACGGTCTTTTTGTTGGCTATCCGAACGATCCATTCTACAAGGGCGAGGATTTCCGCTGTATCGCCCAGCCCATTACCCGCCAGCTTCGTGAACACATCGAAAATTGCATCCTGGAAAAATACCAGGCCGCAATCGCTTAAAAATCACCATTGAAAATAAAGGACACCGAACCATGAGCTACAATTACCGCGATGCCATCAAAGAAGATTGTGAAACCGCTATCAAGGAATACCTGGAATACCATAAGGATGAAGTGAAGGGAATGTCGAAGGAAACGCTGACTGAAAAGTTCCATGACGCGTTCTGGATTGACGATTCCGTCACAGGCAATGCTTCCGGTTCCTATACCTTTTCCTCCTATGAAGCGGAACAGAATCTTGCTGGTAACTGGGACCTGCTTGGCGAAGCCATGAGCGAGTTCTGTTGCGAGTGTGACGCCATCGCGAAGGGCGCCGAATGGGCTGACGTGACGATCCGTTGCTATTTGCTGGACGAGGGAATTGAAAAGGCCATGGAGGAACTGGAGGAATTGATCGACAGCGCGATTGAAGAATCCGAGGAATCCGAAGAAGAACTGGAGGAATCGGAGGCCTAGTTTAAGGCTGTTTCGATTCCTCCTTTTTTATTACTTGAAAAACCTAATCAAGTTAGGTATTTTTAAACAGGGAATGAAAATGGAAATTGAAGAAGTCAAGAAGGTGCTGCTCAAGGCGCTCTGGGGTTATGAGCAAAAATCGGTGGAACTTCGCAAGACCGCCGAGAACAGCTCCAGCGCGGAGTATCGCAAGTACCAGCGTGAGCTTTTGAGTGCCGTAGCGGTCCAGAAACAGACTGTAATCGAAATCGCGGCCGCGTTTGGACTCAAGGCGGAATGGCAGGCGCGAGAATCCTGCTGGACCATCAAATAATCACCACCAAAATTTAAGGGACACCGAATTATGAAAATCAAGGCATTTCTTATTGACGTGATTGGCGGAAACAGCCGCGTCGTTGAAATCGAAAACAAGCTGGAGGACTATTATCGCGAGCTTCACTGTGAACTGATTGACATCCAGTCGCGCAAGGTCGGCAAGAAGGTATTCGACATTATCTGTGATGATGAGGGGCTGATGAAGGAAGATAACAAGATCAGCGCCATCGACAACCTGGGCGCGCCTATGTTTGTGGGCAACCTTCTTGTGGTGAACTGCAAGGATGGCGTGGAAACCGGACTTGAGGACGATGAAATCGAATACGTTCGCGAGCGAGT
This sequence is a window from Fibrobacter sp.. Protein-coding genes within it:
- a CDS encoding site-specific integrase; the protein is MKNGGQSLYLDWFFHGKREREFLGLYLGKDKVQNATTMRLAQQLKAKKMEELIAIEAGIAVKKFEATSISFRDYALEVASRYKVKNTVRSFTSAAKRIPNKIMLASVDRACLSKIIRDAWGDCSQNAQNSNGAFLKLAMRQAFKEGLIPQLPDFSGVVPSPKPGNKVFLTLDEIKQFMVVEPPVEKCGASAARRWFMIKGAFLFGCFTGLRYSDIYKAKWGDIQDGILITEQMKTKEEVRIPLSQNALQFIPQRNENVRDEDRIFDAIPGRSCHADIKLAKLVELSGIKKHITFHCSRHTCATLMLSYGADLYTVSKILGHTNVKTTQIYTKVLDEGKRKAVELVPKI
- a CDS encoding SpoVG family protein; translation: MNNEQKQIETLKEDIKGANRTIEELEHEVEMLRAKVHEQSKKGNAENVFDCLAITNVQVFPFKEGASLGHMKGLASVVFNDQLMLRGLRIMDGENGLFVGYPNDPFYKGEDFRCIAQPITRQLREHIENCILEKYQAAIA